Proteins from one Bacillus thuringiensis genomic window:
- a CDS encoding DUF3902 family protein, with product MKLALNSIMISLIFAVGGILSLLFNLMGNQDWIWNWVGLLLAYLSLGILIGLYNKTVDHKTFPKILKRTLFISFNATILGIIIGVTYQLLGKWNLTIMMYYWLIILILHLITIITLVILVFENRNSKNYSLLYSFIILLNIVLTLGPVLFPVVLTIIGNAMNASAGH from the coding sequence ATGAAATTAGCTTTAAATAGTATTATGATCTCCTTGATTTTTGCAGTAGGAGGGATCCTTTCGCTTTTGTTTAATTTAATGGGGAATCAAGATTGGATCTGGAATTGGGTAGGGCTATTACTGGCATATCTATCTTTGGGCATTTTAATCGGTTTATATAATAAAACTGTGGATCACAAAACATTTCCTAAAATACTAAAAAGAACTTTGTTTATTTCCTTTAATGCTACTATATTAGGGATAATAATAGGGGTAACATACCAACTATTAGGAAAGTGGAATCTTACTATAATGATGTATTATTGGTTAATAATTTTAATACTACATTTAATTACTATAATAACATTAGTCATCCTAGTATTCGAAAACCGTAATAGTAAAAATTACAGCTTACTATATAGTTTTATTATACTTTTAAACATTGTCCTTACCTTAGGACCAGTATTATTTCCAGTAGTTCTAACTATTATAGGAAATGCCATGAACGCTAGTGCAGGGCACTAA
- a CDS encoding peptidoglycan-N-acetylglucosamine deacetylase: MKIKLKKKRIISVLLAITLVAIGYYMFQSITNPKLVNAEEANSVQQVSSLPKNELKKSIPNRFDGKERKVVYLTFDDGPGKYTANLLDVLKKNDVKATFFLIGDNVRRFPDLVKREHVENHYVGMHSMTHDFKKLYTNQEYVKEMKEDQSLIRNVIGNIPKLTRPPYGSMPGLNESLRNEVVGNNLKIWDWTIDSLDWKYNKLPVDVAAAKIVQNVLAGATSSKEIVLMHDIHPQSVAAVPAIIKGLKEKGYEFEAYDENNHFPINFWHDNRI; encoded by the coding sequence ATGAAAATTAAGCTTAAGAAAAAAAGAATTATAAGTGTATTGTTGGCTATTACATTAGTAGCAATAGGGTATTACATGTTTCAATCTATTACGAATCCTAAGCTGGTAAATGCGGAAGAGGCAAATAGTGTTCAACAAGTGAGCAGTCTACCTAAAAATGAATTAAAAAAATCGATACCTAATCGTTTTGATGGTAAAGAAAGAAAAGTTGTATATTTAACTTTTGATGATGGACCAGGAAAATATACAGCTAATCTATTAGATGTATTAAAGAAAAATGATGTGAAAGCAACATTCTTTTTAATTGGCGATAATGTGAGAAGGTTCCCAGATTTAGTGAAACGAGAGCATGTAGAAAACCATTATGTGGGAATGCATAGTATGACACATGATTTTAAAAAGCTATACACCAATCAGGAATATGTTAAGGAAATGAAAGAAGATCAATCATTAATTAGAAATGTTATTGGAAACATACCAAAATTAACACGTCCACCATATGGATCAATGCCTGGCTTAAATGAATCACTTCGAAATGAAGTGGTCGGAAATAATTTAAAAATATGGGATTGGACAATTGATTCTCTAGATTGGAAATACAATAAATTACCTGTGGATGTAGCGGCCGCAAAAATTGTTCAAAATGTCTTAGCAGGTGCGACGTCTTCAAAAGAAATTGTTTTAATGCATGATATTCATCCACAATCTGTCGCAGCAGTTCCAGCAATTATAAAAGGATTAAAAGAAAAAGGGTATGAATTTGAAGCTTATGATGAGAATAATCATTTTCCAATAAACTTCTGGCATGATAATCGTATATAA
- a CDS encoding TetR/AcrR family transcriptional regulator produces the protein MIKLEKENKKMKIIQSATILFSTRGVRNTTVDEIAKKAKVGKGTIYYYYTDKTQILCDCYMRHIQLKRSQLFDLNKEEKDVLLRIQKILHYISLEYHQDPFVSTLFQEYKEYHSPEITTCFKQSEEEAIKMISNLLEKGYQQGTFHKIPLPLTAFMLVRMIFNYEQDYMKDDKSDKEFLQLLKHMLLTN, from the coding sequence ATGATAAAATTAGAAAAAGAAAATAAAAAAATGAAAATCATTCAATCTGCCACAATACTGTTCTCTACGCGTGGTGTCCGTAACACAACGGTTGATGAAATTGCAAAGAAAGCTAAAGTTGGTAAAGGAACTATTTATTATTACTATACAGATAAAACTCAAATTTTATGTGACTGCTATATGCGTCATATTCAACTTAAACGCTCACAATTATTTGATTTAAATAAAGAGGAAAAGGATGTTTTACTACGAATACAAAAAATCCTTCATTATATCAGCCTAGAATATCATCAAGATCCGTTTGTTTCTACACTCTTTCAAGAATATAAAGAGTACCATTCACCTGAAATTACAACTTGTTTTAAACAATCTGAAGAAGAAGCAATTAAAATGATAAGTAATTTGCTTGAAAAAGGTTATCAGCAAGGGACTTTTCATAAGATACCATTACCGCTAACAGCTTTTATGTTAGTGCGAATGATTTTTAACTATGAACAGGATTATATGAAAGATGATAAAAGTGATAAAGAATTTTTGCAGTTGCTAAAACATATGCTTCTTACAAACTAA
- the asnB gene encoding asparagine synthase (glutamine-hydrolyzing) translates to MCGIAGWIDWSKDLSHEQETLKKMTDAIIHRGPDAEGHWFSKRAALGHRRLIVIDPEGGLQPMLYKDGNDTIGLTFNGEIYNYQELRKELEEKGHEFQTKSDTEVLLHAYLEWQEDCVQHLNGIFAFGIWDERFGKLMLGRDHLGVKPLFFAQRGSAILFGSELKVLLSHPLVDAEVDKEGLSEIFCLGPTRTPGHAIFKDIHEVRAGHYMTFTSNGSTTTQYWKLESKKHVDDIDTTVETIRSILQDTVKRQLIADKPVVSMLSGGLDSSGLTGLAGNEFGNKGERLHTYSLNFINDEKDFEQDFLRFDRDEPWVKRVAEYVGTKHHSIELGSDSLIEYLLTPMRARDLPGVGELETSLYLLFKEMKKDATVALSGESADEVFSGYPWFHQEKFLDAEIFPWSVNLWYSTEILSEDFKAKISPEKYQKQKFEDAVTEVPFLEGESDLQMKQRQMSYMFITRFLPFMLERKDRTSMMNGFEVRVPFCDYRLVEYLWNVPFEMKSIDNIEKGILRRAFENVLPEDVRYRKKSAYPSTKDASYLQGISDWMLHVLNNPESPILPLINVERVRAIAEGKDEVISGNDARGIIDYLLQVNSWLQEYNIKLVW, encoded by the coding sequence ATGTGTGGAATTGCAGGGTGGATAGACTGGTCTAAAGACCTGTCTCATGAACAAGAAACGTTAAAAAAAATGACAGATGCTATCATTCACCGAGGACCTGACGCAGAGGGGCATTGGTTTTCAAAACGAGCGGCATTAGGTCATCGACGTCTCATCGTCATTGATCCTGAAGGTGGCCTTCAACCTATGCTGTATAAAGATGGAAATGATACGATTGGCCTTACGTTCAATGGAGAAATTTATAACTATCAAGAATTACGTAAAGAACTTGAGGAGAAAGGTCATGAATTTCAGACCAAGTCAGATACGGAGGTATTACTACACGCTTACTTAGAATGGCAAGAAGATTGTGTTCAACACTTAAATGGGATATTTGCTTTTGGTATTTGGGATGAAAGATTTGGGAAATTGATGCTTGGTCGTGACCATCTAGGCGTGAAGCCTTTATTTTTCGCTCAAAGGGGAAGCGCAATTCTCTTTGGTTCAGAGTTAAAAGTTTTACTTTCGCATCCACTTGTAGATGCTGAGGTAGATAAAGAAGGACTTTCTGAAATATTCTGCCTTGGACCAACACGTACTCCTGGTCATGCTATTTTCAAGGATATACATGAAGTGCGTGCTGGCCATTATATGACGTTTACCTCTAATGGATCGACTACGACACAGTATTGGAAACTTGAAAGTAAAAAACATGTAGATGATATTGATACAACAGTCGAGACAATCCGCTCCATTTTACAAGATACGGTTAAACGTCAGTTAATTGCTGATAAACCAGTGGTATCTATGCTTTCCGGAGGTTTAGATTCCAGTGGTTTAACAGGTTTAGCAGGAAATGAATTTGGGAATAAAGGGGAACGCCTTCATACATATTCCCTGAATTTCATCAATGATGAAAAAGACTTTGAGCAAGACTTCCTTCGTTTTGATCGTGATGAACCTTGGGTGAAACGTGTGGCTGAATATGTAGGAACAAAGCATCATTCTATAGAGTTAGGATCAGATAGTTTAATAGAGTATTTATTAACTCCAATGCGAGCGCGTGATCTACCTGGAGTTGGAGAACTAGAAACGTCTCTTTATTTGCTATTTAAAGAAATGAAAAAAGATGCAACAGTTGCACTTTCAGGCGAGTCCGCAGATGAAGTATTCTCAGGATATCCATGGTTCCATCAAGAGAAGTTTTTAGATGCAGAGATATTCCCTTGGAGTGTTAATTTATGGTATAGTACAGAAATTTTATCAGAGGATTTTAAAGCGAAGATTAGCCCTGAAAAATATCAAAAACAAAAATTTGAAGATGCAGTTACTGAGGTTCCTTTTTTAGAAGGTGAAAGTGATCTGCAAATGAAGCAACGTCAAATGTCTTACATGTTTATTACACGTTTCTTGCCATTTATGCTGGAACGAAAAGATCGCACAAGTATGATGAATGGCTTTGAAGTACGAGTTCCATTTTGCGATTACCGGCTTGTAGAATACTTATGGAATGTTCCATTCGAAATGAAAAGCATAGACAATATTGAAAAAGGTATTTTACGTCGAGCTTTTGAAAATGTACTTCCTGAAGATGTACGTTATCGCAAAAAAAGTGCATATCCAAGCACTAAGGATGCCTCTTATCTACAAGGTATTAGTGATTGGATGTTACATGTGTTGAACAATCCTGAATCACCTATTTTGCCATTAATTAATGTAGAAAGAGTTCGTGCTATTGCAGAAGGAAAAGACGAAGTAATTTCAGGTAATGATGCACGGGGTATAATAGATTATTTACTTCAAGTTAATAGTTGGCTTCAGGAATATAATATTAAATTAGTATGGTAG
- a CDS encoding MarR family winged helix-turn-helix transcriptional regulator, with protein sequence MTNSSNKLTAIDELSQAIYSLTAADGRLRGRATRTLGAVSMVHARTLKVLAEEGELSVKELADRAETTAAGITQLINGLQQAGYVERVRSNKDRRVVNVQLTPSGLNCHLEREKKLKHILNANLSNFDPEQIEKSSEIIRCLVHVLDQL encoded by the coding sequence ATGACAAATTCTTCAAATAAGTTAACTGCGATAGACGAACTTAGTCAGGCTATATATAGTCTGACTGCAGCCGATGGACGTTTAAGAGGGCGAGCTACTCGTACATTAGGGGCAGTTTCAATGGTCCATGCTCGAACCCTTAAAGTATTAGCTGAAGAAGGCGAATTGTCAGTCAAAGAATTAGCTGATCGAGCAGAAACTACCGCCGCTGGTATTACTCAATTAATCAATGGATTACAACAGGCTGGTTACGTTGAGCGTGTTCGTTCAAATAAAGACCGGAGAGTTGTCAATGTCCAACTTACGCCTAGTGGTTTAAATTGTCACTTAGAAAGAGAGAAAAAACTAAAACATATTCTTAATGCGAACCTTTCAAATTTTGATCCAGAGCAAATCGAGAAATCCTCTGAAATAATTAGATGTCTAGTTCATGTTCTTGACCAACTATAA
- a CDS encoding alpha/beta hydrolase: MTQRSQSQGWALDIALALGGFDALHPEAKATMEQLGHDHTDFDKVFSQVKSGAMIPKAWATVASQAQERAKHYEQKGFTVTARDLYQRAAVMWGRAQYSYFNDDPRKLAFRERCNECVAAISSLGGGTVQRIVLEFEGKQIYALLHLPSGEVQNAPAVILGPGMDMIKEDYIQIAQRYYTSRGIVALSIEGPGQGESVSEGLKVDLTNYERAVSCYIDFLSKRPEVDSKRIGFFGISMSGYWGMRAAASDNRINAIATFEGVYGEFDTIFNRAQPSFKANFMYMSGYTDEVAFENELSSQMNLWKLAPKITCPVFMGIGEFDELTRLEEALSLYEFVEAPKEIRVYENEFHPLGGVAAEIFRFGAEWVELALEGNFKANHDERYYMHRDGGVTEGTAFPTYWLGAQPAEIKGRKKCNTLNACNN; encoded by the coding sequence ATGACTCAACGTTCACAATCTCAAGGATGGGCTTTAGATATAGCCCTTGCACTTGGTGGGTTTGATGCTTTGCATCCTGAAGCAAAGGCAACTATGGAACAGTTAGGACACGACCACACTGATTTTGATAAAGTTTTTTCTCAAGTAAAGAGTGGAGCAATGATACCAAAAGCATGGGCCACGGTTGCTTCTCAGGCTCAAGAACGTGCAAAACATTATGAACAAAAGGGATTCACTGTTACTGCTCGTGATCTATATCAGCGAGCTGCTGTTATGTGGGGACGTGCACAATACTCATATTTTAATGATGATCCACGAAAATTGGCATTTCGAGAACGTTGTAACGAATGTGTGGCAGCTATTTCATCACTTGGAGGAGGAACAGTACAACGTATAGTACTAGAATTTGAAGGCAAACAGATATATGCACTACTTCATTTGCCCTCAGGTGAAGTTCAGAATGCACCAGCAGTAATATTAGGTCCAGGTATGGATATGATTAAGGAGGACTATATACAGATTGCACAACGTTATTATACGTCTCGTGGTATTGTAGCTCTATCAATTGAAGGACCGGGTCAAGGTGAATCTGTATCTGAAGGTCTAAAAGTTGATTTGACTAATTACGAACGTGCCGTTAGTTGTTATATCGATTTCCTATCAAAACGACCTGAGGTTGATTCAAAGCGTATTGGATTTTTTGGTATCAGTATGAGCGGGTATTGGGGGATGCGAGCTGCTGCGAGTGATAATCGTATAAACGCTATAGCGACTTTTGAAGGTGTATATGGTGAATTTGATACCATTTTTAACAGAGCGCAGCCGAGTTTCAAAGCAAATTTTATGTACATGTCTGGTTACACTGATGAAGTTGCTTTTGAAAACGAGTTGAGTAGCCAGATGAACCTGTGGAAATTGGCACCAAAGATTACTTGTCCAGTCTTCATGGGAATAGGAGAATTTGATGAACTTACCCGTTTGGAAGAAGCATTAAGTCTTTATGAGTTTGTAGAAGCACCAAAGGAGATACGCGTCTATGAGAATGAATTTCACCCACTTGGTGGAGTAGCTGCAGAAATTTTTCGTTTTGGTGCAGAGTGGGTGGAACTTGCACTTGAAGGAAACTTTAAAGCTAACCATGATGAGCGTTATTACATGCATCGTGATGGGGGTGTTACTGAAGGGACTGCTTTTCCAACTTATTGGCTTGGTGCCCAGCCGGCGGAAATTAAAGGACGAAAAAAGTGTAATACATTAAATGCTTGTAATAATTAA
- a CDS encoding ArsR/SmtB family transcription factor, with protein sequence MNCNDKVMHILENLRPCFQGLGDPTRQQIVSLLIDKDSLNVTQIAEHIPMSRPTVSHHLKILKQSGLLRVQKKGTEMYYCLEFYETINLLKELVSLVEDECKN encoded by the coding sequence ATGAACTGTAATGATAAAGTAATGCATATTTTAGAAAATTTAAGACCATGTTTCCAAGGGTTGGGAGATCCAACTCGTCAGCAAATTGTATCGCTTTTAATTGATAAAGATAGCTTGAATGTGACACAAATTGCGGAGCATATTCCCATGTCAAGACCTACTGTATCTCATCATTTGAAAATATTGAAACAATCAGGGTTACTTCGAGTTCAGAAAAAAGGCACTGAAATGTATTATTGTCTTGAATTTTATGAAACAATAAATCTTTTAAAAGAACTTGTTTCTTTAGTTGAAGATGAATGTAAGAATTAG
- a CDS encoding saccharopine dehydrogenase: MNKKTVLIVGGYGVVGSQIAQILHDRHPDLEIRLGGRTLGKALPFESDRVKIVTVDNTLDDPLRNLDDNFTLVVNAVNDPQDRLLLSAVQKKIPLVDITRWTERFKSSIDRLKNVEVQSPVVLASGWMGGTAALFAKMYSKELQEVTVDINALYSLQDKAGPNSTAYMDRLTIPFEVKAREGMRQAYPMTDPIKVRFPNGYITKCYRLDTPDHVTLPESIHAVSANFRIAFDSKISTYGLVSLVNTGIWKLISGEKFNDLRKNILYKPGSGSAHNIVIHLKGYDANGVLHRRCVNISDPSGQTHLTALGAAVQAENILQTSDIVVPDTKIYFPENLLDLGMNASVILDFYREYGVNITKENI, translated from the coding sequence ATGAATAAGAAAACAGTATTAATTGTTGGTGGGTATGGTGTTGTTGGTAGTCAAATTGCTCAAATTTTACATGATCGACATCCTGATTTGGAAATTAGATTAGGAGGAAGAACTTTAGGGAAAGCGTTACCTTTTGAATCAGATAGAGTAAAAATAGTCACTGTAGACAACACATTAGATGATCCGTTAAGAAATTTGGATGATAATTTCACATTAGTTGTTAATGCGGTTAATGACCCGCAAGATAGACTACTTCTATCTGCAGTTCAAAAAAAAATTCCATTGGTTGACATTACTCGTTGGACTGAACGTTTTAAGAGTTCTATTGATCGATTAAAAAATGTTGAGGTCCAATCCCCTGTTGTATTAGCTTCAGGGTGGATGGGAGGGACAGCAGCTCTTTTTGCTAAAATGTATTCAAAAGAACTTCAAGAGGTTACGGTTGATATCAACGCACTATATTCTCTTCAAGACAAAGCAGGACCAAATTCAACAGCATATATGGACCGGTTAACGATTCCATTTGAAGTCAAAGCTCGAGAAGGAATGCGACAGGCTTATCCAATGACTGATCCAATCAAAGTCCGCTTTCCCAACGGTTATATAACCAAATGTTATCGTTTGGATACTCCTGATCACGTAACCCTGCCAGAATCAATTCATGCTGTTTCGGCTAACTTCCGGATTGCTTTTGATAGTAAAATATCTACATATGGACTGGTTTCTCTGGTGAATACAGGAATTTGGAAACTGATCAGTGGAGAAAAATTTAATGACTTACGAAAAAATATTCTTTATAAACCCGGAAGTGGAAGTGCACATAACATAGTTATTCACCTTAAAGGTTATGATGCTAATGGTGTATTGCATAGACGATGTGTGAACATATCAGATCCGTCAGGACAGACACATCTTACTGCTTTAGGAGCAGCTGTCCAAGCAGAGAATATTTTACAAACATCTGATATTGTGGTTCCGGATACTAAAATTTACTTTCCGGAAAATTTATTAGATTTGGGTATGAATGCATCTGTAATTTTAGATTTTTATAGGGAATATGGGGTTAATATTACGAAAGAAAATATATAA
- the aiiA gene encoding quorum-quenching N-acyl homoserine lactonase AiiA, which translates to MTVKKLYFLPAGRCMLDHSSVNSTLTPGKLLNLPVWCYLLDTEEGLILVDTGMPESALNNENLFKGTFVEGQVLPKMNENDRIINILKRAGYEPDDLLYIISSHLHFDHAGGNGVFTNTPIIVQRAEYEVALNREEYLKECILPNLNYKIIEGDYEVVPGVQLIYTPGHTPGHQSLLIETEKSGPVLLTIDASYTKENFENEVPFAGFDSDLALSSIKRLKDVVKKENPIIFFGHDMEQEKGCKVFPDYL; encoded by the coding sequence ATGACAGTAAAGAAGCTTTATTTCCTCCCAGCAGGTCGTTGTATGTTAGATCATTCTTCAGTTAATAGTACACTTACACCGGGTAAACTACTAAACTTACCTGTTTGGTGCTATCTTTTGGACACAGAAGAGGGGCTTATTTTAGTAGATACAGGTATGCCAGAAAGTGCTCTTAATAATGAGAATCTTTTTAAAGGTACATTTGTTGAAGGACAAGTTTTACCTAAAATGAATGAGAACGATAGGATCATAAATATTTTAAAGCGTGCCGGATATGAGCCAGATGATCTTCTTTATATCATTAGTTCTCACTTGCATTTTGATCATGCAGGAGGAAATGGCGTTTTTACAAATACACCAATTATTGTACAGCGTGCTGAATATGAGGTAGCACTCAACAGAGAGGAATATTTGAAAGAATGTATATTGCCGAATTTAAACTATAAAATCATTGAAGGGGATTATGAAGTAGTGCCAGGTGTGCAATTAATATATACACCGGGACATACGCCAGGGCATCAGTCATTATTAATTGAGACGGAAAAATCAGGTCCAGTGTTGCTAACTATTGATGCATCATATACGAAAGAAAACTTTGAAAATGAAGTACCGTTTGCTGGATTTGATTCGGATTTAGCTTTATCTTCAATAAAACGTTTAAAAGATGTTGTTAAGAAAGAAAATCCGATTATTTTCTTTGGACATGATATGGAGCAAGAAAAGGGCTGTAAAGTGTTCCCAGATTATTTGTGA
- a CDS encoding helix-turn-helix domain-containing protein yields MEFYDLGITIKELRIKRNISQSELCHGICSQSQISKIEKGVIYPSSILLYQLSERLGIDPNHIFALTQNKRLKYVENVKYVIKDCLKQKQYKELYEIVKKEKNSNNFQTKEEKQFLIWHEAIAIFEVNRSTKTALTLLNHALKITLTNSDFLSEREIHIMQTMAIFHGENKEYEKSITILKRCLTNFNKLDFPRDKEIKLKIIFNLAKCLDFTYQHEEAIKYIDRGIKLAINLNTLYLLGELFYLKGQCLLKIKQHNVEDVVYNWKKSLFIFELTEKEYYIKMIADELIEIQNKKHS; encoded by the coding sequence ATGGAATTTTACGATTTGGGTATTACCATTAAAGAACTTAGAATTAAAAGAAACATATCACAATCCGAATTATGTCATGGAATATGTTCACAAAGTCAAATTAGCAAGATCGAAAAAGGTGTGATTTATCCATCTAGCATATTGTTATATCAATTATCAGAAAGACTTGGTATTGATCCGAATCATATATTTGCACTAACTCAAAACAAAAGATTAAAATATGTAGAAAATGTAAAATACGTAATAAAAGATTGCTTAAAGCAAAAACAATATAAAGAACTTTATGAAATAGTAAAAAAAGAGAAAAACTCAAATAATTTTCAAACAAAAGAAGAGAAACAATTTCTAATATGGCATGAAGCAATCGCTATATTTGAGGTAAATAGATCAACAAAAACTGCTTTAACTCTTTTAAATCATGCATTAAAAATAACTTTAACCAATTCTGATTTTTTATCAGAAAGAGAAATACATATTATGCAGACAATGGCTATATTTCATGGGGAAAATAAAGAATATGAAAAAAGTATTACGATATTAAAAAGATGTTTAACTAATTTTAATAAGTTAGATTTTCCTAGAGATAAAGAAATTAAATTAAAAATCATTTTCAATTTAGCAAAATGTTTAGACTTCACATATCAACATGAAGAGGCAATAAAATACATTGATAGGGGCATCAAATTAGCAATTAATCTAAATACTTTATACCTATTAGGTGAACTATTCTATTTAAAAGGTCAGTGTTTATTAAAGATTAAACAACACAACGTAGAAGATGTTGTTTATAACTGGAAAAAATCATTATTTATATTTGAACTAACAGAAAAAGAATATTATATAAAAATGATAGCAGATGAACTTATTGAAATACAAAATAAAAAACACTCATAA
- a CDS encoding YjcZ family sporulation protein, protein MGYSGSCGEGCGFAGGFALLVVLFILLIIIGCSCFC, encoded by the coding sequence ATGGGATATAGTGGTAGTTGCGGCGAAGGCTGCGGTTTTGCTGGAGGCTTTGCTTTACTCGTTGTACTCTTTATACTATTAATCATTATCGGATGCAGTTGCTTCTGCTAA
- a CDS encoding FAD-dependent oxidoreductase, whose product MDSQLPYQQQTREKALVIGAGIAGLLTARVLSSYFETVIVVEKDELPQKPSERPGTPQDFHPHRVLPRGEIIMNRFFPGYVDDLLNLGAHNVKNDKMIRFSPYGALELVIERKGAASSRALLEWAIRQRVQEIPNVHFHSKQAVTGLLTSSDYKRVIGVNIQERDELKTKRTVLTDLVIDTCGRQSKLNKWLTSMGYDVPEPECLKVNFGYSTRYYKVPPHIKEKLSAISEGDPAKNVGAVGLLYIEDNIAQALLFVAGGTHYPPTNSTEYEKELDSLVTPMMRELIKELEPISVPRGFRAHESTRQHFEQMENWPSGLLVLGDAFCNFDPIYGQGMTVAAIEAEMLDTCLKEHSTHKLGFERKVLQSMQQAIEPAWWLSSIADLRWKGVEHVGAVPLKGVKFAQKYFDLYLKQAVKQANEGNSSMLQKYIMMNGLVHSPYEIINSDMLRMLINREGSSEENELLNELGEVDKKPMQERIHELIPSFTLAFENSAPNLFSSISISNVK is encoded by the coding sequence ATGGATAGTCAATTACCATATCAACAGCAAACAAGAGAAAAGGCACTCGTGATTGGTGCTGGTATTGCAGGCTTGCTTACTGCACGTGTGCTTTCCAGTTATTTTGAGACAGTGATAGTTGTTGAAAAAGATGAGTTACCTCAAAAACCATCAGAACGACCGGGTACACCCCAAGACTTTCACCCTCATCGTGTGTTACCACGCGGAGAAATAATTATGAACCGTTTCTTTCCTGGATATGTTGATGATTTATTAAATTTAGGGGCCCATAATGTCAAGAATGATAAAATGATTCGATTTTCTCCTTATGGGGCACTTGAACTAGTTATAGAACGAAAAGGTGCAGCGAGCAGTCGGGCATTGTTAGAATGGGCAATCCGCCAACGTGTACAAGAAATTCCTAATGTACATTTTCATTCAAAGCAAGCGGTGACAGGACTTCTAACTTCGTCTGATTACAAGCGTGTTATTGGGGTCAATATTCAAGAACGAGATGAATTAAAAACAAAGCGAACGGTGTTAACCGATTTGGTAATTGACACATGTGGCCGTCAATCTAAACTCAATAAATGGCTTACATCTATGGGATATGATGTTCCAGAACCAGAATGTTTAAAGGTAAATTTTGGATATAGCACGAGATATTATAAAGTACCCCCACATATCAAAGAGAAATTGAGTGCAATTTCTGAAGGAGATCCTGCCAAAAACGTTGGAGCTGTAGGGCTATTATATATTGAAGATAACATAGCTCAAGCGCTACTATTTGTTGCTGGAGGTACGCACTATCCACCAACCAATTCAACAGAATATGAAAAAGAACTAGATTCATTAGTTACCCCTATGATGAGGGAGTTAATTAAAGAGTTAGAACCAATTAGTGTCCCAAGAGGATTTAGAGCGCATGAGTCAACTCGTCAACATTTTGAACAAATGGAGAATTGGCCATCTGGATTATTAGTGCTAGGTGATGCTTTTTGTAACTTTGATCCCATCTATGGACAAGGGATGACTGTAGCCGCCATTGAAGCCGAAATGTTAGATACTTGTTTAAAAGAACATTCTACTCATAAACTTGGATTCGAACGCAAAGTGCTGCAAAGTATGCAACAAGCTATTGAGCCGGCATGGTGGCTGAGTTCAATTGCGGATTTGCGTTGGAAAGGTGTTGAACATGTAGGAGCCGTTCCACTAAAAGGTGTGAAATTTGCACAGAAATATTTTGATTTATATCTTAAACAAGCTGTAAAGCAAGCAAATGAGGGTAATTCATCCATGCTCCAAAAATATATAATGATGAATGGATTAGTTCATTCGCCTTATGAAATCATTAACTCAGATATGTTAAGGATGTTAATCAATAGAGAGGGGTCTTCAGAAGAGAATGAACTTTTGAACGAACTTGGAGAAGTAGATAAGAAACCAATGCAAGAAAGAATACATGAACTAATCCCTTCCTTTACACTAGCTTTTGAGAATAGCGCTCCAAATCTGTTCTCATCCATTTCAATTTCTAATGTTAAATGA
- a CDS encoding HU family DNA-binding protein — translation MNKTELTKIVAEKAELTQKDAAAATQALLDTITNALADGEKVQILGFGTFEVRERSARTGRNPQTGEEMQIAASKAPAFKAGKELKEAVK, via the coding sequence ATGAATAAAACAGAATTAACAAAAATAGTAGCAGAAAAAGCTGAACTTACACAAAAAGATGCTGCTGCAGCAACACAAGCGTTATTAGATACAATAACAAATGCGTTAGCAGATGGAGAGAAAGTACAGATTCTTGGCTTTGGTACATTTGAAGTACGTGAAAGATCTGCACGTACAGGACGTAACCCACAAACAGGTGAAGAAATGCAAATCGCGGCTTCAAAAGCACCTGCTTTTAAGGCTGGAAAAGAATTAAAAGAGGCAGTGAAATAA